The following nucleotide sequence is from Chlorogloeopsis sp. ULAP01.
CTTGTTCAGCTAGTTCTGCTGGGGTAGGTATCCAAGCACCTGTTGCATCATACCAACGTAGCCACAGACGTTCTATACCTTGGTAAATCCCTCGCCAAAGTCCTAACCCTAGCTGCACTTCTTCTAGCCACAGTCCCTGCCCTTCGATAGGTAAAGCTTGGTAGCGGCTAGTTATTAGTCCAAATACTTGTAATTCATCCGTATAGCGGTTAAACACGAAGTAATAAGGCACTCGTAAGATTTGTTCGTATACTTCCCACTTTGTTGGCGGTTGATTAACTTCCCGCAGAGTTTGTCCTAAATCTTCTTTTTCAGTACCAGGAGAAAGTAGTTCAACTACTACAAAAGGATTGACTCCTTCCTGCCAAATAACGTAGTTCAAGCGCAAGTCTTGCTGTTCATATAATCGGGAAACTCCCAGCACAGCGAACCAATCAGGTCGTTTGTACCATTGGGGATGGCGCGGATCATAGTAGAGATTTAAGTCACTAGCAACAAAGATTTGATCGGCTGGATGATTGGCGGGGCGGAAAGTAAGACGCAGGAGTTCAGGCTGTAGGTCGTGAAATTCGTCGGGCAATCCTGGTTCCTCTGGATCTTCACTTTTAAGATCGTACATTGTGGGTAGTATTTCTTTTGGGGAGCGAGGAGGATCTGTTTGATACATGACAGAGAAAATTCGACCGACTAGCTTTAGCTTAACAACTCACAAGCAAGCGATCGCTGCAATCTTTTATATTTTTCAACCAACACAGTTATTGTTAGGGACTTACAATTCAAAAATCTCCAATTTGGAGGGTGTGTGCTTGACAATAGTCTGTAACGCACCATCAGCCCTAGAACTTTTCCACGTTTCTAAGATAACTAAGCAATTAACTGATTTGCTGTATTATGTTTATATTTGACAATATATCTATTTGCTTAGACTTAATAGAACTTATTACCAACTTCTTATATCTGTTAATACAGGCTTTACCTGATTAGCAAAGTCAAACTCCTCCGCAAAACAAATTCTTGCATTTTTGCAATAAAAATCATAGTTATCTAGTATTTGTTTAATAGCTGAAGCAATTTCTGCTGGTTCAGAAGGATTTTGAATTACAACTCCAATCTTGTATTTCTGAACTAATTCTGATAAAGATTTTAAACTATTCACTATTACAGGTCTACCATATCTCAAATAAAAAGATAATTTACCAGATGCTTTAGCAATTTGAGAAAAGTTATCATCAACTTCTCTATAAAAAGCTAA
It contains:
- a CDS encoding Uma2 family endonuclease gives rise to the protein MYQTDPPRSPKEILPTMYDLKSEDPEEPGLPDEFHDLQPELLRLTFRPANHPADQIFVASDLNLYYDPRHPQWYKRPDWFAVLGVSRLYEQQDLRLNYVIWQEGVNPFVVVELLSPGTEKEDLGQTLREVNQPPTKWEVYEQILRVPYYFVFNRYTDELQVFGLITSRYQALPIEGQGLWLEEVQLGLGLWRGIYQGIERLWLRWYDATGAWIPTPAELAEQESQRAEQERQRAEQLAARLRALGIDPDLP